The proteins below are encoded in one region of Buttiauxella gaviniae:
- a CDS encoding DEAD/DEAH box helicase produces the protein MRFENQSAKLLSITKSKAKMYEFGLDEVHHIRLTESPSNLLLMTIGILGDVCREELSVERNHVLFEQRKLELRNVARYFDALMGSRQEITYDYYLCLLGAASYYLADMPGSAIVLSNKLENLNNGLTESRIELLLEWLLKAKYNEPMIFDNEKQISKLICSLTSMVCVFFNENIDVTTDVLEVTKSLRDFCHERGSDRELLLADIVASVIKHKISNSSFNLLPQYTGLSIEAWKPALSKPTFIREFWPAQKLLGDAGVFSGTSAVIQLPTSAGKTKSAELIIRSAFLSGRASVAVIIAPFRSLCREISTSLAAAFGNEDVKINQLNDIPQIDEFDDALFTEIIEIEESDVTPLTVIVATPEKLIYLLRHKPELSESISLVIYDEGHQFDTGSRGVTYELLLTSLKRELEKNTQHVLISAVLSNAESIGNWLYDGEGKVVNGAECLSTERSIAFSSWKRGMGQFHYIDPFDINTEEFFVPRVMESLEIPRQGRETAERFFPPRDDKSLIAAYLGIKLCEHGPVAVFCGQKSSVIKICREVIKPLERIDSLNAPIVHSDQDEIKKIGKLSEVHLGSSSVITKAIKRGILPHSANIPNGLRISVEYAMENGLGRCVVCTSTLAQGVNLPIKYLVVSGVFQGEKQISTRDFHNLLGRAGRAGKHTEGSIIFADTELFDQRYTSKRWQWSQMSNLLDPSKSEECLSSLLTLVKPFYEDPFAIDPIDFLQSPENYQQSVIRDGHLQQIDVTDLLKQMSQRVNYLESLESFLLANFNRDEMLEDQALVEVYKKTFAFSLANDNEKQKLAEVFTVVAEKVKQIDEEKRSYYGRALLGIHELEYIENWIKTNVELLSTVQNVAGMITVLWPMIESLATDNSLGKLIGEGAGLRIANLWCSEISYNEILSQANRNNFKFRAGSQERNLKIENIIDICDSSLGYDAMLVVGACADLLENMFRDKPEIEMVRQLQMALRIGLSDGLSLDLYGIGLTDRAVASGVAKVLRDSGLDIDSYSKEMAFSHRHIIMPELIKYPTVFTASLYGGE, from the coding sequence ATGAGATTTGAGAATCAATCAGCAAAGCTACTTTCGATTACTAAATCAAAAGCTAAGATGTATGAATTTGGCTTGGATGAAGTGCACCATATTCGTTTAACTGAATCGCCAAGTAATTTATTATTAATGACTATTGGCATATTGGGTGATGTGTGTCGTGAAGAGTTATCAGTTGAAAGGAATCATGTTCTTTTCGAGCAAAGGAAACTAGAGTTAAGAAATGTAGCAAGATATTTTGATGCTTTAATGGGTTCAAGGCAAGAAATAACATATGATTATTATCTTTGCTTATTAGGAGCAGCCTCATATTATCTTGCTGATATGCCGGGTAGTGCAATTGTTCTATCTAATAAGCTAGAAAATTTAAATAATGGTTTAACGGAATCTCGTATAGAATTACTTTTGGAGTGGTTGTTAAAAGCGAAATATAATGAGCCGATGATATTTGATAATGAAAAACAAATTTCCAAATTAATTTGTTCATTAACAAGTATGGTTTGTGTTTTCTTTAATGAAAATATTGATGTAACTACTGATGTGTTAGAAGTGACAAAATCGTTGAGAGATTTTTGTCATGAAAGAGGAAGTGATAGAGAGTTATTGTTAGCCGATATCGTCGCCTCGGTTATTAAACATAAAATAAGTAACTCTTCATTTAATTTACTCCCGCAATATACAGGATTATCTATTGAAGCATGGAAACCTGCCTTATCAAAGCCAACATTTATCAGGGAGTTTTGGCCGGCCCAAAAACTACTCGGTGATGCTGGAGTATTTAGTGGGACTTCCGCAGTAATTCAGCTGCCTACAAGTGCCGGGAAAACAAAGTCAGCCGAGCTGATTATACGCTCCGCTTTTTTATCTGGCAGGGCTTCTGTAGCGGTGATTATAGCTCCTTTTCGTTCTTTATGTCGGGAAATAAGTACTTCTTTAGCCGCAGCGTTTGGTAATGAAGACGTCAAAATTAATCAACTCAATGACATTCCACAAATAGATGAATTTGACGATGCATTATTTACAGAAATAATTGAAATAGAAGAAAGTGATGTTACACCCCTTACAGTAATTGTAGCGACTCCTGAAAAACTAATCTATTTATTGCGCCACAAACCAGAGTTGTCGGAAAGTATATCACTCGTAATTTATGATGAAGGACATCAATTTGATACTGGATCGCGTGGAGTTACATATGAGTTACTCCTAACCAGCTTGAAACGCGAACTTGAAAAAAACACTCAGCATGTTTTAATCTCTGCCGTTTTATCAAATGCAGAATCGATTGGAAATTGGTTATATGACGGTGAGGGAAAGGTAGTCAACGGAGCAGAATGTTTATCTACTGAACGTAGTATAGCATTTTCAAGTTGGAAAAGGGGGATGGGACAATTTCATTATATAGATCCTTTCGATATTAATACAGAAGAGTTTTTCGTGCCTAGAGTAATGGAATCATTAGAAATTCCTAGGCAAGGAAGAGAGACTGCAGAAAGATTCTTTCCTCCACGTGATGATAAATCATTAATTGCTGCGTACTTGGGTATCAAGCTCTGTGAACATGGTCCGGTAGCTGTATTCTGTGGACAAAAAAGCTCCGTCATAAAAATTTGCCGAGAAGTTATCAAACCATTAGAACGTATTGACTCGCTAAATGCTCCTATAGTTCATAGCGATCAGGATGAGATAAAAAAAATAGGTAAATTATCCGAAGTCCATTTAGGAAGTAGTTCAGTTATTACGAAAGCCATTAAAAGAGGGATTCTTCCCCACAGTGCGAACATTCCAAATGGTTTGAGAATATCGGTTGAATATGCCATGGAGAATGGATTAGGGCGTTGTGTGGTATGCACATCTACATTAGCTCAAGGTGTCAATCTTCCTATTAAATATTTAGTTGTATCAGGTGTGTTTCAAGGTGAAAAACAAATTTCAACACGTGATTTCCATAATCTTTTAGGACGGGCTGGCAGGGCTGGGAAACATACAGAGGGGAGTATTATATTCGCTGATACGGAATTATTTGATCAACGATATACAAGTAAAAGGTGGCAGTGGTCCCAGATGAGTAATTTATTAGACCCTTCTAAGTCTGAGGAGTGTTTAAGTAGCCTTTTAACTCTAGTAAAGCCTTTTTACGAAGATCCTTTTGCCATTGATCCTATAGATTTTCTACAATCCCCAGAAAATTATCAACAATCCGTTATTAGAGATGGTCATCTACAACAAATCGATGTTACGGATCTTTTGAAGCAAATGAGCCAGAGAGTTAACTATCTAGAAAGTCTTGAAAGTTTTCTGCTAGCTAATTTTAATAGAGATGAAATGCTTGAAGATCAAGCATTAGTGGAAGTGTATAAAAAGACTTTTGCATTCTCTCTAGCTAATGATAATGAGAAACAAAAACTCGCAGAAGTGTTCACAGTTGTTGCCGAAAAGGTTAAGCAAATTGATGAAGAAAAACGTTCTTACTATGGTAGAGCATTACTGGGTATTCACGAGTTAGAATATATCGAAAATTGGATTAAAACAAATGTCGAGTTACTATCTACTGTGCAAAATGTAGCTGGCATGATAACTGTATTGTGGCCAATGATTGAAAGCCTAGCGACAGATAATAGTTTAGGTAAATTGATAGGAGAGGGAGCAGGTTTAAGAATTGCAAATCTTTGGTGTTCTGAGATTTCATACAATGAGATCTTATCACAAGCTAACCGTAATAACTTTAAATTTAGAGCTGGTAGCCAAGAACGTAATTTGAAAATAGAAAATATCATTGATATTTGCGATAGTAGCTTGGGCTATGATGCGATGCTAGTTGTAGGAGCGTGTGCTGATTTATTAGAGAATATGTTTAGAGACAAGCCGGAAATAGAAATGGTTAGACAATTACAAATGGCTTTACGTATTGGATTATCAGATGGTTTATCATTGGATCTTTATGGTATTGGATTGACGGATAGAGCAGTAGCATCAGGTGTAGCGAAGGTACTTAGAGACTCTGGTTTAGATATAGATTCATATAGTAAGGAGATGGCTTTCTCACATCGACACATTATTATGCCTGAGCTGATCAAGTATCCAACCGTTTTCACAGCTTCGCTCTATGGCGGAGAATAA
- a CDS encoding HlyD family type I secretion periplasmic adaptor subunit, with protein sequence MDDPDIRRESEFSGASRIIIISVILFILLGVWAWFGKLDEVSTGTGKVVPSSREQVLQSLDGGILTEMLVHEGDKVQAGQIVAKLDPTRSQSNVGESAARYRASLASSVRLNAEVNDLPLVFPDSLKAWPDLIASETRLYKSRRAQLNDSASDIKDALVSVNKELAITQRLAKSGAASHVEVLRLQRQRSDLELKITDLRSQYYVQAREALSKANAEVDMLSAIIKGREDSVTRMTVRSPMRGIVKNIQVTTIGGVIPPNGEMMEIVPVDDHLLIEARLSPRDIAFIHPGQRALVKVTAYDYAIYGGLEGEVETISPDTIQDKVKPEIVYYRVFIRTHQDYLENKVGHHFSISPGMIATVDIKTGQKTIVDYLIKPFNRAREALRER encoded by the coding sequence ATGGACGACCCGGATATTCGCCGCGAAAGCGAGTTCTCCGGCGCCAGCCGCATTATCATAATAAGCGTGATTCTGTTTATTTTGCTCGGAGTCTGGGCGTGGTTTGGCAAACTCGATGAAGTCTCGACCGGCACCGGGAAAGTGGTTCCCAGCTCACGAGAGCAAGTGCTTCAGTCGCTCGACGGCGGCATTCTTACCGAAATGTTGGTGCATGAAGGCGACAAAGTACAGGCCGGGCAAATCGTCGCCAAACTAGACCCAACGCGCTCCCAATCCAACGTTGGCGAAAGCGCAGCACGCTACCGCGCATCGCTCGCCTCCAGCGTGCGGCTCAACGCGGAAGTTAACGATCTCCCGCTGGTTTTCCCTGATTCGTTAAAAGCCTGGCCGGATTTAATCGCCTCTGAAACGCGGCTGTATAAAAGCCGCCGGGCACAACTCAATGACTCCGCCTCTGACATCAAAGACGCGCTGGTGTCGGTCAACAAAGAGCTGGCGATAACCCAGCGGCTGGCGAAAAGCGGTGCGGCAAGTCACGTTGAAGTGTTGCGGCTGCAACGGCAAAGGAGCGACCTCGAGCTAAAAATTACCGATCTGCGCTCGCAATATTACGTCCAGGCGCGAGAAGCACTTTCCAAAGCCAACGCCGAAGTGGACATGCTTTCGGCGATAATTAAAGGCCGCGAAGATTCCGTCACGCGCATGACCGTGCGCTCGCCGATGCGCGGCATCGTGAAAAATATCCAGGTGACGACCATCGGCGGCGTGATCCCCCCCAACGGCGAAATGATGGAAATCGTGCCGGTGGATGACCATTTGCTGATTGAAGCCCGCCTCTCCCCACGCGACATCGCTTTTATCCACCCAGGGCAGCGCGCGCTGGTGAAAGTCACCGCCTACGATTACGCCATTTACGGCGGCCTGGAAGGTGAAGTGGAAACCATTTCACCCGACACCATTCAGGACAAAGTGAAACCGGAAATCGTCTATTACCGGGTGTTTATCCGCACCCATCAGGATTACCTGGAAAACAAAGTGGGGCATCATTTCTCTATTTCGCCGGGCATGATTGCCACCGTGGACATCAAAACCGGGCAAAAAACCATCGTCGATTACCTGATAAAACCGTTCAACCGCGCCCGTGAAGCGCTGCGCGAGCGTTAA
- a CDS encoding integrase, which produces MARKTKPLTDTEIKAAKPKDADYQLYDGDGLTLLIKSSGSKLWQFRYHRPLTKLRTKQSFGAYPAVSLSDARKLRAESRALLAKDIDPQEHHKELSRSTQEAKTNTFMLIAERWWNVKKTSVTEDYAHDIWRSLERDVFPAIGKINITDIKAHTLVQAVQPVQARGALETVRRLCQRINEIMIYAQNTGLIDAVPSVNIGKAFEKPQKKNMPSIRPDQLPQVMQTMRNANIILPTRCLFMWQLLTISRPAEAAEARWDEIDFDAKEWKIPAARMKMNRDHTVPLSDEAIAILEMMKPLSGNREFIFPSRIKPNQSMNSQTVNAALKRAGFGGVLVSHGLRSIASTALNEQGFLPDVIEAALAHVDKNEVRRAYNRTDYLEQRRPMMQWWADFVIAADNKATINRENRGLRLAG; this is translated from the coding sequence ATGGCAAGAAAAACCAAGCCGTTAACCGATACGGAAATCAAAGCCGCCAAACCTAAAGATGCCGATTACCAGCTGTATGATGGTGATGGGTTGACGCTCTTAATCAAATCCAGTGGAAGCAAACTCTGGCAATTCCGTTACCATCGACCTCTAACTAAGCTGAGAACTAAGCAAAGCTTTGGTGCCTACCCTGCCGTCTCGCTTTCCGATGCACGTAAACTCAGAGCTGAATCTCGAGCCTTACTAGCAAAAGATATCGACCCTCAAGAACATCACAAGGAGCTGTCAAGAAGCACTCAGGAGGCCAAAACCAATACGTTCATGTTGATAGCCGAGCGTTGGTGGAACGTCAAGAAAACCAGCGTCACAGAGGACTACGCTCATGATATTTGGCGCTCACTTGAAAGAGACGTTTTCCCCGCAATTGGCAAGATCAATATTACGGACATTAAAGCTCATACACTGGTTCAGGCAGTCCAACCGGTTCAAGCCAGAGGTGCATTAGAGACTGTTCGCCGCCTTTGTCAGCGTATTAATGAAATCATGATTTATGCGCAGAACACGGGCCTGATTGATGCAGTTCCTAGTGTCAATATTGGCAAAGCCTTTGAGAAACCTCAGAAAAAGAACATGCCGAGCATCCGCCCAGATCAGTTACCACAAGTGATGCAAACAATGAGAAATGCCAACATTATTTTGCCTACTCGATGTTTATTCATGTGGCAACTTCTGACTATCTCACGGCCAGCTGAAGCGGCGGAAGCTCGGTGGGATGAAATCGATTTTGATGCTAAAGAATGGAAAATCCCAGCAGCTCGAATGAAGATGAACCGAGATCATACGGTTCCATTATCAGATGAGGCAATAGCTATTCTGGAGATGATGAAGCCACTAAGTGGTAATCGAGAATTCATTTTTCCAAGCCGTATTAAGCCGAACCAGTCTATGAATAGCCAAACAGTAAACGCTGCACTTAAACGTGCTGGTTTTGGCGGTGTGCTCGTCTCTCATGGCTTGCGATCTATTGCTAGTACTGCCCTTAATGAGCAGGGTTTCCTACCTGACGTTATTGAAGCGGCATTAGCCCATGTGGATAAGAATGAGGTTCGCCGTGCTTATAACCGTACAGATTATCTTGAGCAGAGACGACCAATGATGCAGTGGTGGGCTGATTTTGTGATAGCAGCAGATAATAAAGCTACCATAAATAGGGAAAACAGAGGGTTACGATTAGCCGGATAA
- a CDS encoding TolC family outer membrane protein: MGKLQPIALWLAYSLCVAQAYADDTPQFISTEGIAQQQDLPSLDGSSSLPLNAPAPGTLTLNDAVNRAVTWHPAIREAIGKLSGQAEQVNVAKSKYYPQISAGMNNGYSNSYTDSGFSPSLVLSLSQMLYDFGKVSSQVRAESAGVAQEQANVLVSIDNVGHDTSIAMIQVQMWQQMVAIAKEQLDALSNIGRLTQQRNDEGATSMSDVVQTNARIESARSQLIQYQANLDSAQATLMSWLGWNNLNGISNDFPNKLGKSCDVATPDDRLVPAVLASWAQAGVAQANLDYANAQMTPTISLEPQVQHYLNDKYASHEVLDRTQYSAFIKVEMPIYQGGGLTARRNAASHAVEAAQSGVQRARLDVRQKLMEARAQALSLFGAIQVLKRQEELSARTRELYQQQYLDLGSRPLLDVLNAEQEVFQARFAQQQTLSQLHQLQLNCLYNTGKLRNAFGLENRTIQSLEIQP, translated from the coding sequence ATGGGAAAATTACAGCCTATAGCTTTATGGCTGGCGTATAGCCTGTGTGTGGCCCAGGCCTATGCCGATGACACTCCACAATTTATTTCGACTGAGGGGATTGCTCAACAACAAGACCTGCCTTCGCTGGATGGATCTTCTTCTTTACCGCTCAACGCCCCAGCGCCGGGAACACTGACGCTGAACGACGCGGTAAATCGGGCGGTGACCTGGCATCCCGCCATTCGCGAAGCGATTGGCAAACTGTCCGGCCAGGCTGAGCAGGTCAACGTGGCGAAATCAAAGTACTACCCGCAGATTAGCGCCGGAATGAACAACGGCTACAGCAACAGCTACACCGATAGCGGCTTTAGCCCGTCGCTGGTGCTCTCTCTTTCCCAGATGCTGTATGACTTCGGCAAAGTCTCAAGCCAAGTGCGGGCCGAAAGCGCAGGCGTCGCGCAGGAACAGGCAAACGTCCTGGTCAGTATTGATAACGTGGGGCACGACACCTCCATCGCCATGATTCAGGTGCAGATGTGGCAGCAAATGGTGGCGATAGCAAAAGAGCAACTGGACGCATTAAGCAACATTGGCCGCCTGACGCAGCAGCGCAACGATGAAGGTGCCACGTCGATGTCTGATGTGGTGCAAACTAACGCCCGTATTGAATCCGCCCGTTCGCAGCTCATTCAATATCAGGCCAATCTGGACAGCGCCCAGGCAACACTGATGAGCTGGTTGGGCTGGAATAACCTCAACGGCATCAGCAACGATTTCCCCAATAAACTCGGCAAAAGCTGCGATGTTGCGACCCCGGACGACCGGCTGGTGCCTGCTGTTCTGGCCTCGTGGGCGCAGGCGGGCGTTGCGCAGGCCAATCTTGATTACGCCAATGCGCAGATGACGCCGACCATCTCCCTTGAACCGCAGGTGCAGCACTACCTGAACGACAAATACGCCAGCCACGAAGTTCTGGACCGTACGCAATATTCCGCTTTTATCAAAGTCGAAATGCCGATTTACCAGGGCGGCGGCCTGACGGCACGACGCAACGCGGCCTCGCACGCGGTTGAAGCGGCGCAGTCTGGCGTTCAGCGCGCGCGTTTAGATGTGCGCCAAAAACTGATGGAAGCCCGCGCCCAGGCACTCAGCCTCTTTGGCGCAATTCAGGTGCTGAAACGCCAGGAAGAACTCAGCGCCCGCACCCGCGAACTCTATCAGCAGCAGTATCTCGACCTGGGCTCCAGGCCGCTTCTGGATGTTCTGAATGCAGAACAGGAAGTTTTTCAGGCGCGTTTCGCCCAGCAGCAAACTCTCAGCCAGCTTCATCAATTGCAGCTCAATTGCCTGTATAACACCGGCAAATTGCGTAATGCATTTGGTCTGGAAAATCGCACCATCCAGTCACTGGAGATTCAGCCATGA
- a CDS encoding helix-turn-helix transcriptional regulator: MLQNDLSSHTSSYVNIPDSPRILRLKDVMKKMGISRSTIYDWLNPKSPRYDETFPKQKRLGRKSVGWLESDLNKWLSPR, encoded by the coding sequence ATGTTACAAAACGACCTCTCCTCACATACATCCAGTTACGTAAACATTCCTGATTCACCGAGGATCTTGAGGCTAAAAGATGTCATGAAAAAAATGGGAATTTCACGCTCAACCATATACGACTGGCTTAACCCAAAATCACCACGCTACGACGAAACGTTCCCAAAACAAAAACGCCTAGGAAGGAAATCCGTTGGCTGGCTGGAGTCGGACCTGAACAAATGGTTAAGCCCACGTTAG
- a CDS encoding type I secretion system permease/ATPase: MSKTPPLDARLNEKDLHHWAQAISHVAAHYRVVCSPGSIQANAPWFKDKEMISALTQLSRQAGLSFHLLSTPELAISQWRLPVVVDLNSGQLAVIEHFDGEDTVEVYFIDGDRQTNRISLSKLLPEIRFIAALRPLSALKDSRVDSYISRFSPDWLKELVMQDLRPYGPVMLAAFLVNVLSLAGILFSMQVYDRVIPAQSYPTLYVLATGVMLAVIFGFLLRVARGHIMDVLGKRADMRVSDRVFSHALRLRNSAVPRSTGSFISQLRELEQIREMITSSTISTIVDLPFFFLFIIVLAIIAPQLAWIAPVAAVLMILPGILLQKKLAILANQSAHEATLRNAVLVESVQGLEDIKLMQAENRFLQQWNSYIRITAESGLRTRQLSQGLISWGITIQSLVYAAVILFGAPLVIEGEMTTGAMVAASMLASRMIAPMANLCGVLARWQQVKAAKQGLDSIMQLPVETQRDESLVHQDIFHGHYLFENAQFRYHNDDQRIPLRITRLEIQQGERVAVLGRNGAGKSTLLQALAGGVELISGDVRLDNLSMSQIDMADLRRNIGFLSQNARLFYGTLRENLTLGAPHASDEAIFEVLEISGAGNFVKHLPKGLDHGIMEGGAGLSGGQRQSILLARMLLRSPNIVLLDEPTASLDDHTEREFIQRLGLWLGNRTLIVATHRVPVLELVERVVVLKEGQLVMDAPKAQALSNSRATVQANGREWKNENQSA, translated from the coding sequence ATGAGCAAAACGCCTCCGCTCGACGCACGACTGAACGAAAAAGATCTCCATCACTGGGCGCAGGCGATAAGCCACGTCGCGGCGCATTACCGCGTGGTCTGCTCCCCCGGCAGCATTCAGGCAAACGCCCCCTGGTTTAAAGACAAAGAGATGATTTCCGCGCTGACGCAGTTATCGCGCCAGGCGGGGCTCTCTTTTCATCTGTTGAGCACGCCTGAGCTGGCTATTTCGCAGTGGCGGCTCCCGGTGGTGGTGGATTTAAATAGCGGGCAACTGGCGGTTATCGAGCATTTTGACGGGGAAGATACCGTTGAGGTTTACTTTATTGATGGCGACCGCCAGACCAACCGAATCTCGCTCAGCAAACTGCTGCCGGAAATCCGTTTTATTGCCGCGCTGCGCCCGCTTTCGGCGCTCAAAGATAGCCGCGTCGATAGCTATATTTCACGCTTTAGCCCTGACTGGCTAAAAGAGCTGGTGATGCAGGATCTCCGCCCTTACGGGCCGGTGATGCTGGCGGCTTTTCTGGTTAATGTGCTCTCCCTTGCCGGGATCCTTTTTTCAATGCAGGTCTATGACCGTGTGATCCCCGCGCAGTCTTACCCCACGCTGTATGTGCTTGCCACGGGCGTAATGCTGGCGGTGATCTTTGGGTTCCTGCTGCGCGTGGCTCGCGGCCATATTATGGATGTACTCGGCAAGCGGGCGGATATGCGCGTTTCGGATCGCGTATTCAGCCATGCTTTACGGCTGCGAAACAGCGCCGTCCCCCGCTCCACCGGCAGCTTTATTTCGCAACTGCGTGAGCTGGAGCAGATCCGCGAAATGATCACCTCGTCCACGATCTCGACGATCGTCGACCTGCCGTTCTTTTTCCTGTTTATCATCGTGCTGGCGATCATCGCTCCCCAACTGGCGTGGATCGCCCCGGTCGCCGCCGTGTTGATGATCTTGCCCGGCATTCTGCTGCAAAAGAAACTGGCGATACTTGCCAATCAATCCGCGCACGAAGCAACGTTACGCAACGCGGTGCTGGTGGAGAGCGTGCAAGGCCTGGAAGACATTAAATTGATGCAGGCGGAAAACCGCTTTTTGCAGCAGTGGAACAGTTACATCCGTATTACCGCCGAATCCGGACTGCGCACCCGTCAGTTATCCCAGGGGTTAATTAGCTGGGGGATTACCATTCAAAGCCTGGTTTACGCGGCGGTGATTTTGTTCGGCGCGCCGCTGGTTATTGAAGGCGAAATGACCACCGGGGCGATGGTTGCCGCATCTATGCTGGCCTCTCGCATGATCGCCCCGATGGCAAACCTGTGCGGCGTGCTGGCTCGCTGGCAACAGGTCAAAGCCGCAAAACAAGGGCTGGACAGCATTATGCAACTGCCCGTCGAAACCCAGCGCGACGAAAGCCTGGTGCATCAGGATATTTTCCACGGCCATTATTTGTTTGAGAACGCGCAGTTTCGTTATCACAACGACGATCAGCGTATTCCGTTGCGCATCACCCGGCTTGAGATCCAGCAAGGCGAGCGCGTGGCGGTGCTGGGGCGCAACGGAGCGGGGAAATCCACCTTGCTGCAAGCTCTGGCGGGTGGCGTTGAATTAATCAGCGGCGATGTGCGCCTTGATAACCTGAGCATGTCACAAATTGATATGGCGGATTTGCGGCGTAACATCGGTTTTCTGAGTCAGAACGCACGCCTGTTTTACGGCACGCTGCGCGAAAACCTCACGCTCGGCGCCCCTCACGCCAGCGATGAAGCGATCTTTGAAGTGCTTGAGATAAGCGGCGCAGGCAATTTTGTTAAGCATCTCCCGAAAGGGCTCGATCACGGCATTATGGAAGGCGGCGCGGGGCTTTCGGGCGGGCAGCGTCAGTCGATCCTGCTGGCGCGTATGCTGTTACGTTCCCCCAATATTGTGCTGCTTGATGAACCCACCGCCTCGCTCGATGACCACACCGAACGGGAATTTATTCAGCGCCTGGGTCTTTGGCTCGGCAACCGCACGTTGATTGTGGCGACTCACCGGGTACCGGTGCTTGAGTTGGTGGAACGCGTAGTGGTGCTTAAAGAAGGACAACTGGTGATGGACGCACCGAAAGCTCAGGCGCTGAGTAACAGCCGCGCCACCGTACAGGCAAACGGACGGGAGTGGAAAAATGAAAACCAATCAGCGTGA
- a CDS encoding Hachiman antiphage defense system protein HamA: MPWTNEHIQWLQDTGNVLTLACGREAKVFCFRHDINDQAKMTAWAKHFRNHYCNDNQIDLIKAPGQTRSDYLLTMKFPNATTAPGPSIRAGDFAEILIADYLTYLRNYLVPRTRYDRKGVPNESTKGSDVLAFKQVQANPRDDELLVYEVKAKLSAGTKSMLQEAIDHSAKDHLRLAESLNGIKQRMIDRNELGSVGVINRFQDSVNQPYKLRFGAAAVCSDSAYDAAILAGANSEAHPFNQDLELLAIHGSELMELAHALYERAANEI; the protein is encoded by the coding sequence ATGCCATGGACTAATGAGCATATTCAGTGGCTCCAAGATACTGGAAATGTCCTGACGTTAGCATGTGGTAGGGAAGCAAAAGTTTTCTGCTTTCGTCATGATATTAATGATCAAGCAAAAATGACTGCATGGGCCAAACATTTTAGAAACCATTATTGTAATGATAATCAGATTGATTTGATTAAAGCCCCTGGGCAAACAAGATCAGATTATTTACTTACGATGAAGTTCCCAAATGCTACTACAGCACCAGGGCCAAGTATTCGAGCAGGTGATTTTGCAGAAATATTAATTGCTGATTATTTGACATATTTACGGAATTATCTTGTACCTAGGACTCGTTATGATCGTAAAGGTGTACCTAATGAATCTACCAAAGGTTCTGATGTATTGGCTTTTAAACAAGTACAGGCTAATCCAAGGGATGATGAATTATTAGTTTATGAAGTCAAAGCAAAATTAAGTGCCGGCACAAAATCAATGCTTCAAGAGGCTATAGATCACTCTGCTAAAGATCATTTACGTTTGGCTGAATCTCTGAATGGGATAAAACAGCGTATGATTGATCGTAATGAACTAGGGAGCGTGGGAGTAATCAATAGATTTCAAGACTCGGTTAATCAACCCTACAAATTGAGATTTGGTGCAGCTGCAGTATGTTCTGATAGCGCTTATGACGCTGCAATACTTGCTGGTGCCAATTCTGAAGCGCATCCTTTTAATCAAGATCTAGAACTTTTAGCAATCCATGGGAGCGAACTGATGGAACTTGCTCATGCATTATACGAGAGAGCAGCTAATGAGATTTGA